In Pseudocalidococcus azoricus BACA0444, a single genomic region encodes these proteins:
- a CDS encoding ABC transporter permease, whose protein sequence is MTRPLTPENQTIDRVAWTWQDGLIILAVITLAFFVVSTASRFTGVYDPEIQIDLSPNSLPSYTAQTLLRMVVAYFISLFFSIIYAYFAFYNRVAERVLLPLLDILQSIPVLSFLPGVVLALIALFPGQRIGIELAAILLIFTGMAWNMTFSFYQSLTGVPRELREVAEIYRLNPWQCFWTVDLPAGAIGLIWNSVMSVAGGWFFLIAIESFTLGERNFTLPGLGSYLGTAANAGDYPALLYGLGVLIGVIILIDILAWRPLIAWGERFKFQLVEATNVPQSRILDFLRRSPTLRWLNQTWTIPLQETLDRRIVKWVKRGRTDSLGQGLSGWRKQLNWLILIGLGLGVVWGTIHAILLMGQVPLNRWQDIGLGAGLTTIRVLVALVLSLLWTVPVGVAIGRNPRAAQLLQPIVQIAASVPATALFPVLLLSLAHLGGGLEIGSIALMMLGTMWYILFNVIAGAQAIPTELFEAATVYQLGTLQRWRTLILPGIFPYLITGIITAVGGAWNASIVSEYVEFQGRVETTNGLGALISEASASGDFPLLLAATIVMSLVVVLTNRLVWRRLYRLAETKYQLL, encoded by the coding sequence TTGACCCGTCCCTTAACGCCAGAGAACCAAACCATTGATCGTGTCGCCTGGACTTGGCAGGATGGCCTAATTATTTTGGCCGTGATTACTTTGGCCTTTTTTGTCGTCAGTACAGCCTCGCGCTTTACGGGGGTTTACGATCCGGAAATTCAAATTGACCTCAGTCCTAATAGCCTTCCAAGTTATACGGCCCAAACCTTGTTACGGATGGTAGTGGCTTATTTTATTTCCCTGTTTTTTAGTATTATCTATGCCTACTTTGCCTTTTATAACCGAGTTGCTGAGCGGGTGCTCCTACCGCTATTAGATATTCTCCAGTCCATTCCTGTGCTCTCGTTTTTACCGGGGGTGGTCTTGGCACTGATTGCCCTGTTTCCTGGCCAACGGATTGGAATTGAACTGGCAGCGATTTTGCTGATTTTTACGGGTATGGCCTGGAATATGACCTTTAGTTTTTATCAGTCGTTGACCGGGGTGCCGCGGGAATTACGGGAAGTGGCAGAAATTTATCGGCTCAATCCCTGGCAATGTTTTTGGACAGTGGATTTACCAGCGGGGGCGATTGGGCTGATCTGGAATAGTGTTATGTCTGTGGCCGGGGGCTGGTTTTTCCTGATTGCGATTGAGTCATTTACACTGGGCGAGAGAAACTTTACCCTCCCTGGCTTAGGCTCCTATTTGGGAACTGCGGCCAATGCAGGGGATTATCCGGCACTCCTTTACGGCCTGGGGGTGCTGATTGGAGTCATCATTCTGATTGACATTCTGGCCTGGCGGCCCTTAATTGCCTGGGGTGAGCGGTTCAAGTTTCAGTTGGTAGAAGCAACCAATGTCCCCCAATCGCGGATTTTAGATTTTCTCCGCCGTTCCCCAACCCTGCGCTGGCTTAATCAAACCTGGACAATACCCCTGCAAGAAACTCTGGATCGGCGGATTGTCAAGTGGGTTAAACGGGGACGGACAGATTCTTTAGGGCAGGGTCTCAGTGGTTGGCGTAAACAGTTGAATTGGCTGATCCTGATTGGCCTGGGCCTGGGGGTTGTTTGGGGGACGATCCACGCCATCCTCTTGATGGGCCAAGTTCCCTTAAATCGTTGGCAAGACATTGGCCTGGGGGCGGGTTTAACCACTATCAGAGTATTAGTTGCCTTAGTTCTTTCCCTGTTGTGGACAGTTCCAGTGGGAGTGGCGATTGGGCGAAATCCGCGAGCGGCTCAACTCCTGCAACCGATTGTTCAAATTGCAGCTTCAGTCCCTGCGACGGCTCTGTTTCCGGTGTTGCTGTTGAGTTTGGCTCACTTGGGGGGTGGCTTAGAAATTGGTTCGATTGCCCTGATGATGCTGGGGACGATGTGGTACATCCTGTTTAATGTGATTGCCGGGGCCCAGGCCATTCCCACCGAACTGTTTGAAGCGGCAACCGTCTATCAATTAGGAACGCTCCAACGCTGGCGGACACTAATCTTACCGGGAATTTTTCCTTACCTGATTACTGGGATTATTACGGCGGTTGGCGGGGCCTGGAATGCCAGCATTGTCAGTGAATATGTGGAATTTCAGGGGCGAGTTGAGACTACCAATGGCTTGGGGGCATTAATTTCGGAGGCCAGTGCCAGTGGGGATTTTCCCTTGTTATTAGCCGCAACCATTGTCATGTCTTTGGTCGTGGTTTTAACCAATCGTTTAGTTTGGCGGCGACTCTATCGCTTGGCAGAGACAAAATATCAATTACTTTAG
- a CDS encoding tetratricopeptide repeat protein: MTNPSITDIPQALKTAQQHLQKREFDQAQALCQQVLNIAPNTPGAFYLLALIADQQEKYPDAIQHYQRVIQLQPDNHTAYNDLGNALQRSKNVLQAIPCYQKAIALKPNHAQAYSNLGVAYQDLGRYEEAQAAYRQGIQVEPTYPHTYYNLGKSFQSQDRLEEAILTYQRCIQIDPTYAMAYNNMGLAFYDLGQVEPSLRAYEKALEIDPSYANGHQNYSLALLLAGNYAQGWQEYEWRWQAKGPDNRPPRPFTQPIWAGQDLNGKTILIHSEQGFGDTIQFVRYATIAAAKGGRVIVECQGPLVSLVRTVLGVAAVIPRGADLPDFDTHAATLSLPYILKTTVETIPNQVPYLRADGVFLPLPAPQKPVRLKVGIAWAGSPGNRNDHRRSCPLHHWLPLLNLPEIEFYNLYKGPRLREMHTLFHEGKVQNLSERMRTFADTAALMAQLDLIISVDSSPVHLAGALGKPVWLLLSCASDWRWLQNRTDSPWYPTVRIFRQSRSQDWDSVMAEVITALKQKLQSASLPPPVPITFPTLPAPLRTHPPRPAIGISWEIGVTTGWRVYGLNLTLSLLKTEQYFPLPLTPLPEAQALNPLHRTLIEPTLNHQTQLRQILSQHPANEVLQANFVCLHALGNNCASLPLMERLRGQANIGVIFSEDTAWEAEAVTKANCYDQIVAGSAWNAEILQSVGIKNVTTVHQGIDPTLFHSAPKAGLFGDKFVIFSGGKLEYRKGQDIVIAAFREFLACHPDALLVTAWHNPWPKTMAEIERVGHVQGIPSHKNGRLDVVRWLGENGIPPQAVVDIGAVPNPQMPPIYREADVAIFPNRGEGGTNLVAMECLACGVPTILSANTGHLDLIGRLENPTHCYPLKTQAPVTPTAQFRGTDGWGESEVAEIIHHLETIYQNPSEAQQRGQAAAKFMTDWAWDKQTKRLLQVIPGL, encoded by the coding sequence ATGACCAATCCATCCATCACAGACATTCCCCAGGCCCTGAAAACAGCCCAGCAACATCTCCAAAAACGGGAATTTGACCAGGCCCAAGCCCTCTGCCAGCAGGTACTCAATATTGCCCCCAATACCCCCGGTGCGTTTTATCTTTTGGCGTTAATTGCTGATCAACAGGAAAAATACCCGGATGCAATCCAACACTATCAGCGGGTGATCCAACTCCAGCCCGATAACCACACCGCCTACAACGATCTGGGTAATGCCCTCCAACGCAGCAAAAACGTTCTCCAGGCCATTCCCTGCTACCAAAAGGCCATTGCCCTCAAGCCCAACCATGCCCAGGCCTACAGTAACTTAGGGGTCGCCTATCAAGACTTAGGACGTTATGAAGAAGCCCAGGCTGCCTATCGCCAAGGCATTCAAGTTGAACCCACCTACCCCCATACCTACTACAACTTAGGGAAGTCCTTTCAATCCCAAGACCGTCTAGAAGAGGCAATTCTTACCTATCAACGCTGCATCCAGATTGATCCCACCTATGCCATGGCCTACAACAACATGGGCCTGGCCTTTTACGATCTCGGACAAGTCGAACCTTCCCTGAGAGCCTATGAAAAAGCCCTAGAGATTGATCCCAGCTATGCCAATGGACATCAAAACTATTCCCTAGCATTGTTGTTGGCAGGCAATTATGCCCAGGGGTGGCAAGAATATGAATGGCGCTGGCAAGCTAAAGGCCCCGATAATCGCCCCCCGCGTCCGTTTACACAGCCTATCTGGGCCGGCCAAGACCTCAATGGCAAAACCATCCTGATTCACTCTGAGCAAGGTTTTGGTGACACAATTCAATTTGTCCGCTATGCCACGATTGCCGCAGCCAAAGGGGGACGGGTGATTGTGGAATGTCAGGGGCCACTGGTGAGTTTAGTCCGCACTGTCCTAGGAGTCGCTGCCGTGATTCCCCGCGGGGCTGATTTACCCGATTTTGATACCCATGCCGCGACCCTGTCTTTACCCTACATTCTCAAAACCACGGTTGAAACGATTCCTAACCAAGTCCCCTATCTCCGGGCTGATGGTGTTTTTCTACCCTTACCAGCCCCCCAAAAACCAGTCCGCCTCAAAGTCGGGATTGCTTGGGCCGGTAGTCCGGGAAACCGGAATGATCACCGCCGCTCTTGCCCCCTACATCACTGGCTGCCCCTGTTAAACCTTCCAGAGATAGAATTTTACAATCTCTATAAAGGTCCACGCCTGCGAGAAATGCACACCTTATTTCATGAGGGGAAAGTTCAAAACCTGAGTGAACGGATGCGAACCTTCGCGGATACGGCAGCGTTGATGGCTCAATTGGATTTGATTATTAGTGTGGATTCTTCGCCGGTGCATTTGGCGGGGGCCTTAGGTAAGCCGGTCTGGTTATTACTCTCCTGTGCCAGTGATTGGCGGTGGTTGCAAAATCGCACCGATAGCCCCTGGTATCCGACAGTGCGAATTTTCCGCCAGTCCCGGTCTCAAGATTGGGATAGTGTTATGGCCGAGGTGATCACCGCCTTAAAACAAAAGTTACAATCTGCCAGTTTGCCTCCCCCAGTCCCGATTACTTTCCCCACCCTGCCAGCCCCCTTAAGGACTCATCCGCCCCGTCCGGCCATTGGCATTAGTTGGGAAATCGGAGTCACAACCGGTTGGCGAGTGTATGGCTTGAACTTAACATTATCTCTTCTTAAAACTGAACAATATTTTCCCTTGCCCCTGACTCCCTTACCGGAAGCCCAGGCCCTGAACCCGCTCCATCGGACTCTGATTGAGCCAACTCTCAACCATCAAACCCAACTCCGACAAATTCTCAGTCAACACCCCGCCAACGAGGTTCTCCAGGCCAATTTTGTTTGTCTCCATGCTTTAGGAAATAACTGTGCTTCTTTGCCACTCATGGAACGACTCCGGGGACAAGCCAATATCGGAGTGATTTTTTCCGAAGACACGGCCTGGGAAGCTGAAGCAGTGACCAAAGCAAATTGTTATGACCAAATTGTGGCGGGTTCGGCCTGGAATGCTGAAATTCTCCAAAGCGTCGGGATTAAAAACGTGACAACTGTTCATCAAGGCATTGATCCCACCCTCTTTCACTCGGCCCCCAAAGCAGGATTATTCGGGGATAAATTTGTTATTTTTTCTGGTGGAAAACTGGAATACCGAAAAGGTCAAGATATTGTCATTGCGGCCTTTCGCGAATTTTTGGCCTGCCACCCGGATGCTCTTTTAGTCACGGCCTGGCATAATCCTTGGCCGAAAACGATGGCTGAAATTGAGCGGGTCGGCCATGTCCAGGGCATACCTTCTCACAAAAATGGGCGTTTGGATGTGGTTCGCTGGCTTGGTGAAAATGGCATTCCGCCCCAGGCTGTAGTGGATATTGGGGCTGTGCCGAACCCACAAATGCCGCCGATTTACCGAGAAGCAGATGTAGCCATTTTCCCAAATCGCGGTGAGGGGGGGACAAACCTAGTCGCGATGGAGTGCCTGGCCTGTGGAGTCCCAACCATTTTGTCTGCTAACACTGGACATTTGGATTTGATCGGGCGTTTAGAAAACCCTACTCATTGCTATCCGCTCAAAACCCAGGCCCCAGTTACTCCAACCGCCCAATTTCGCGGCACAGACGGCTGGGGAGAATCTGAGGTTGCCGAAATTATCCATCACTTAGAGACAATTTACCAGAATCCTTCAGAAGCCCAACAACGGGGTCAAGCCGCCGCCAAGTTTATGACCGACTGGGCCTGGGATAAGCAAACCAAACGATTATTACAAGTCATACCGGGCCTGTAA
- a CDS encoding KH domain-containing protein, translating into MTVAVSVDYRALVEFLLTPFLDTPQALRVHTELRAQNTKAWIRVAFDPTDKGRVLGRGGRTIQAIRAIVEAAGQTQGQQAYLEVFGERDFKSSSRSREPDSESSKRRPHRDHPRPTPRRQS; encoded by the coding sequence ATGACTGTTGCTGTCTCCGTTGACTACAGGGCCCTCGTTGAGTTTTTGCTCACTCCCTTTTTAGATACGCCCCAGGCCTTACGGGTACATACGGAACTCCGAGCCCAGAATACCAAGGCCTGGATTCGAGTTGCCTTTGATCCCACAGATAAAGGGCGAGTTTTAGGGCGGGGTGGGCGCACAATTCAAGCCATTCGGGCCATTGTTGAAGCCGCCGGGCAAACTCAAGGACAGCAAGCCTATCTGGAAGTTTTTGGTGAACGCGATTTTAAGTCTAGTTCTCGTTCTCGGGAACCGGACAGTGAAAGTTCCAAGCGGCGGCCCCATCGAGATCATCCCCGTCCCACCCCAAGGAGGCAAAGTTAA
- a CDS encoding ABC transporter ATP-binding protein, with protein MPTKVQNESLIKLINIEKSYRQPNGQVITIMEQINLELRTGEIVALLGPSGSGKSTLMRIITGLVTPTQGQVLYRQEPMRGLNPGAAIVFQNSALYPWLTVLENVELGLKAIGEGPRSRKRKALRMIDIIGLDGFENAYPKELSGGMRQRVGFARALAVEPELLCMDEPFSALDVLTAENLRFELLDLWLEKKIPTQSILIVTHNIEEAVILADRIIVLGSNPGRVRADFPMTLPHYRDRKQAAFQAIVDRVYKILTNPDLDEPEEETPEPMSTGQTGSEPQTPKYQLLPHVRIGSIAGLLELLENRQEDLYRLGQELQLELDDILPIVEGAKLMQLVALNEGDIAVTALGQAFIAGDIDQRKLIIRQQLLNHIRLVQQIFAFLNAKQNSRIPESLVLDILERYFTPQEANRQLDTAIDWGRYGELFGYDEPAKEIFLETPVLDDPLALTTTEV; from the coding sequence ATGCCGACCAAGGTGCAGAACGAATCCCTAATTAAATTGATTAACATCGAAAAATCCTATCGGCAGCCCAATGGTCAAGTAATTACGATTATGGAGCAAATTAACCTGGAGTTAAGAACCGGGGAAATTGTTGCGCTGTTGGGGCCATCGGGATCCGGGAAATCGACGTTAATGCGGATTATTACCGGACTGGTGACTCCGACCCAAGGACAGGTGCTTTACCGACAAGAACCGATGCGGGGCTTAAATCCAGGGGCAGCGATTGTTTTCCAAAATTCGGCGTTGTATCCCTGGTTAACGGTGCTGGAAAATGTGGAGTTGGGTCTCAAAGCCATTGGGGAAGGGCCACGCTCGCGCAAACGCAAAGCTTTGAGAATGATTGACATTATTGGCCTGGATGGCTTTGAAAATGCTTATCCGAAAGAACTATCGGGGGGGATGCGGCAACGGGTGGGGTTTGCGCGGGCCTTGGCGGTGGAACCAGAACTGCTGTGCATGGATGAACCCTTCTCGGCCTTGGATGTGTTGACGGCGGAAAACTTGCGGTTTGAGTTGCTGGATTTGTGGTTAGAGAAAAAGATTCCGACCCAGAGCATTTTGATCGTCACCCATAACATTGAAGAGGCGGTGATTTTGGCGGATCGGATCATCGTTTTGGGCAGTAACCCAGGCCGGGTGCGGGCCGATTTTCCGATGACGTTGCCCCATTACCGGGATCGCAAACAAGCCGCATTCCAGGCCATTGTGGATCGGGTTTATAAAATTCTCACCAATCCCGATTTAGATGAGCCGGAAGAAGAAACACCAGAGCCGATGAGTACCGGACAAACGGGCAGTGAACCCCAAACTCCGAAATATCAATTATTGCCCCATGTGCGAATTGGCTCGATTGCGGGCTTACTGGAACTTCTAGAGAACCGCCAAGAGGATTTATATCGCCTTGGGCAAGAACTTCAGCTTGAACTGGATGATATTTTACCGATTGTGGAGGGGGCCAAGTTAATGCAACTGGTGGCCTTAAATGAGGGGGATATTGCCGTCACAGCGTTGGGACAAGCCTTTATTGCCGGGGACATTGACCAACGCAAGTTGATTATTCGGCAACAACTGTTAAATCATATTCGCCTCGTCCAGCAGATTTTTGCCTTTTTGAATGCCAAGCAAAATTCCCGTATCCCGGAAAGTTTAGTCCTTGATATTTTGGAGCGTTATTTCACCCCCCAAGAGGCCAACCGCCAACTGGATACGGCCATTGATTGGGGCCGCTATGGGGAATTATTTGGCTATGACGAACCCGCGAAGGAGATTTTCCTAGAAACCCCAGTCTTAGATGATCCGTTGGCCTTAACCACAACTGAGGTATAG
- a CDS encoding Rpn family recombination-promoting nuclease/putative transposase: protein MTSDNLCKSLVESNPRPFVTWLLGESVAEVNILKTELSVEPIRADFVSFLGVGNQILHLEFQTQADPDMSLRMLDYYTRLYRQYHRPVRQIVLFLRETTSTAVQVDSFETASTRHRYQVIRLWEVEASELLAFPTLWPFAILAKTANPEYLLTDVPQRLESLENREERLSLTTYTYLLGGLKFRKEMLQQLLREEIMRESVTYRDLVETSEQSGLQHGLQQGIQQGRQEGEIELTLRLLNHKFGPLSDSLQQQIRSLDIPQLESLAEALLDFQNTNDLDNCFTQAPN from the coding sequence ATGACCTCCGACAACCTCTGTAAATCTCTTGTGGAGAGTAATCCTAGGCCCTTTGTCACATGGCTATTAGGGGAATCGGTGGCTGAGGTAAACATCCTGAAAACAGAACTTTCCGTAGAACCGATCCGGGCAGATTTTGTCAGCTTTTTAGGAGTCGGGAATCAAATCTTGCATCTGGAGTTTCAAACCCAAGCCGACCCAGATATGTCCTTAAGAATGCTCGATTACTACACCCGGCTTTATCGCCAATATCACCGGCCAGTCAGGCAAATTGTCTTATTTTTGAGAGAAACGACCTCAACCGCTGTGCAAGTAGATTCTTTTGAAACCGCCAGCACCCGCCATCGCTATCAAGTTATTCGTCTCTGGGAAGTAGAAGCATCAGAACTCCTCGCCTTTCCGACTCTCTGGCCCTTCGCAATTCTAGCCAAAACCGCAAATCCTGAATATCTGCTTACTGATGTGCCCCAGCGATTAGAGAGTTTAGAAAACCGAGAAGAGCGGCTCAGCTTAACCACATACACCTATCTATTGGGTGGGCTAAAGTTTAGGAAAGAAATGTTGCAGCAACTACTACGGGAGGAGATTATGCGAGAATCTGTCACCTATCGGGACTTAGTGGAAACCAGCGAGCAGAGCGGACTTCAACATGGGCTTCAGCAAGGCATCCAGCAAGGGCGGCAAGAAGGTGAGATTGAGCTAACCCTGCGGCTCCTTAACCATAAATTTGGCCCCCTTTCGGATAGTCTCCAGCAACAAATTCGCAGTCTTGATATTCCCCAACTAGAAAGTTTGGCTGAAGCCCTGTTAGACTTTCAGAACACCAACGACCTCGATAACTGCTTCACCCAGGCCCCGAACTAA
- the rpsP gene encoding 30S ribosomal protein S16, whose protein sequence is MIKLRLKRYGKKRNATYRIVAINSRDRRDGRPLEELGFYDPIREVTRLETEAIHRRLEAGAQPTETVRRILEKASILTPAKA, encoded by the coding sequence ATGATTAAACTGAGATTGAAACGATATGGCAAAAAACGCAATGCGACCTACCGTATTGTGGCGATCAATAGCCGGGATCGGCGCGATGGGCGACCCTTAGAAGAATTAGGGTTTTACGATCCAATTCGGGAAGTCACCCGTTTAGAAACAGAAGCCATTCATCGCCGTTTAGAAGCCGGGGCCCAACCCACGGAAACCGTGCGGCGAATTCTCGAGAAAGCAAGCATCCTCACTCCGGCGAAGGCATAA
- a CDS encoding M48 family metallopeptidase, whose translation MAPPISLVGLKADQFRHPLDQQATQALKQLPGMDLLVRNLLAPVAEPVFYLENISSSLLVGPNQLPELHALLGQACEILDVEVPQLYVRQNPVPNAYTLAMRGKQPFIVIHTSLLDLLTPAEIQAVLAHELGHLKCEHGVYLTLANLILLAAGQLNPWGTILAQGLQTQLMQWLRCAELTCDRAALLVAQDARVVASVLMKLCGGSRTYQDQLNLDAFLAQAQAYSQYRDQWGDLYKDVQTAQLTHPLPVLRAWELLNWFDSPAYGQLLRTYTRKSLI comes from the coding sequence ATGGCCCCACCAATTTCCCTAGTTGGCTTAAAGGCAGATCAATTTCGCCATCCCCTTGATCAGCAGGCAACCCAGGCCCTGAAGCAACTCCCTGGCATGGATCTCCTCGTGCGTAACCTCCTGGCCCCCGTGGCTGAACCAGTTTTTTACCTGGAAAATATTAGCTCGAGCCTCCTAGTCGGCCCCAACCAACTCCCGGAACTCCACGCCCTCTTGGGCCAGGCCTGTGAAATTTTAGATGTGGAAGTGCCGCAACTCTATGTCCGCCAAAATCCAGTTCCCAACGCCTACACCCTGGCCATGCGCGGCAAGCAACCCTTTATCGTCATACACACGTCTCTGTTAGATCTACTCACTCCAGCGGAAATCCAGGCCGTGCTTGCCCATGAACTCGGTCATCTTAAATGTGAACATGGGGTTTACCTCACCTTGGCTAATTTGATTCTCTTGGCTGCGGGGCAACTTAATCCCTGGGGAACGATCTTGGCCCAAGGCCTGCAAACCCAACTCATGCAGTGGTTACGCTGTGCCGAATTAACCTGTGACCGGGCGGCGTTGTTGGTGGCTCAGGATGCGCGGGTTGTGGCTTCGGTGTTGATGAAACTCTGTGGGGGAAGTCGCACCTACCAGGATCAACTGAACTTGGATGCCTTTCTGGCCCAGGCCCAGGCCTACAGTCAATATCGAGATCAATGGGGTGATCTGTATAAAGATGTCCAAACAGCCCAACTCACCCATCCCTTACCGGTGCTGCGGGCCTGGGAACTCCTAAATTGGTTTGATAGCCCCGCCTATGGGCAACTGTTGCGCACCTACACCCGTAAATCACTGATCTAG
- the mscL gene encoding large conductance mechanosensitive channel protein MscL — translation MVSRRVKRGGRQFWQEFRDFAVKGNVIDLSVAVIVGGAFGKIVSSFVADILMPLINPLIPGGNWREIVIGPGVKIGSFAGNVLDFVVIALAMFLIIRVVIRQSPPPPPPVSERECPYCLELVPIAAIKCRACASELPPKSQS, via the coding sequence ATGGTTTCGCGACGGGTCAAACGCGGGGGACGGCAATTTTGGCAGGAGTTTCGGGATTTTGCAGTCAAGGGTAATGTGATTGATTTATCCGTAGCCGTCATTGTGGGAGGTGCCTTTGGGAAAATTGTTTCCTCCTTTGTGGCCGATATTTTAATGCCCCTAATTAACCCCTTAATTCCGGGTGGCAATTGGCGCGAGATTGTCATTGGGCCGGGGGTGAAGATTGGCAGTTTCGCAGGCAATGTCTTGGATTTTGTTGTGATTGCCCTGGCTATGTTTTTGATCATTCGCGTCGTGATTCGTCAAAGCCCGCCCCCACCCCCACCAGTTTCTGAACGGGAATGTCCGTACTGTTTGGAACTTGTTCCCATTGCTGCAATCAAATGCCGGGCCTGTGCTTCAGAACTTCCCCCGAAAAGTCAGTCCTAA
- a CDS encoding NYN domain-containing protein translates to MNLFRSPTQSWLIITLSTLAAGTISTLALTLKDPVAIIFSSGLGALGSSAITQSRKQEESTPKDRPSQATDPNGIEPGRVTLVHGNPVAPEIPPQQGTISKLKTVILFDIENLTEGYKNRNGHIYRVSIKDILDRITAVEIVGEIVGQYAYADWSNDALKSIRQQISQLGIKPEQFINFEHDIKKNATDIQLSVDAIHLVHQNPIIECVVIVSGDGGFASLAEKLRWYGKVLVGCAYDNSASKKLQAMCHHFIQIPYPVDQRQRNPVSPNGEVLSSSPPRPILRSQNRTSEAAAETITNLSPDSQEAPPKTADLELPPLPPTPLNGTNLTDPTGDPQLPLKPRRRRKRTGAKTSEPSNASPTPSSRKAMVVFADGLVAQLSPLTSREPIEAARKIQELLNAYFYLSPKSQTFQAEGIFPSLVEPIIYAIIPHLKQIFLPLGIVRFNEYLRFACQDSEFCLARAGNCLKLFCRSYIPEPFSLEPDVIPKPLHHPDTYRQILATDFGELFNTNGDLFQENLPSASILAIIGQALLELRPSHQDMNTFLHQIQLPPDLQASDNEIRRSLYVWRAAGVLKIDAELPNIRLISLSSEINSRFDLHQALLNTLHAKLTAILATISETINGEVLDSLLFSLEI, encoded by the coding sequence ATGAATCTGTTTCGCTCCCCAACTCAATCTTGGTTAATTATTACCCTCAGTACCCTGGCTGCTGGCACCATTTCTACTCTGGCCCTGACGTTGAAAGACCCAGTGGCGATTATTTTCAGCAGTGGCCTGGGGGCCTTGGGAAGCAGTGCAATTACCCAATCTCGGAAACAAGAGGAATCAACTCCTAAAGATCGTCCATCCCAAGCAACAGACCCAAATGGGATCGAACCAGGCCGGGTGACTCTTGTCCATGGTAATCCCGTTGCCCCAGAAATTCCCCCCCAGCAAGGGACTATTTCTAAATTGAAGACCGTTATTTTATTTGATATTGAAAATTTAACAGAAGGCTATAAAAATCGTAACGGCCATATCTATCGCGTTTCCATCAAGGATATTTTAGACCGGATCACCGCTGTCGAAATTGTTGGGGAAATTGTCGGTCAATATGCCTATGCGGATTGGAGTAATGATGCTCTTAAAAGCATTCGTCAACAAATCAGTCAGTTGGGGATTAAACCCGAGCAATTTATTAACTTTGAACATGACATCAAGAAAAATGCCACAGATATTCAACTCTCTGTGGATGCGATTCACCTAGTCCATCAAAACCCGATTATTGAATGTGTGGTGATTGTCTCCGGGGATGGTGGCTTTGCCTCCCTGGCTGAGAAACTCCGCTGGTATGGAAAAGTTTTGGTCGGTTGTGCCTATGACAATTCTGCCAGTAAAAAACTCCAGGCCATGTGTCATCACTTTATTCAGATTCCCTATCCGGTTGATCAACGCCAACGGAACCCAGTCAGTCCCAATGGTGAAGTACTCTCCTCCAGCCCCCCCCGACCAATCCTGCGTAGCCAGAACCGCACCAGTGAAGCAGCAGCAGAAACCATAACGAACCTTTCCCCAGATAGTCAAGAGGCTCCCCCTAAAACGGCTGATCTGGAATTACCCCCTCTCCCACCCACACCCCTAAACGGCACCAACCTCACCGATCCCACTGGCGATCCCCAGCTACCCCTCAAACCCCGCAGAAGACGAAAACGCACTGGCGCAAAAACTTCCGAACCCTCTAATGCCAGTCCAACCCCTAGCTCAAGAAAAGCAATGGTGGTGTTTGCGGATGGCCTGGTCGCTCAACTCTCCCCCCTCACCTCTAGGGAGCCAATTGAAGCGGCGCGCAAAATTCAAGAACTTCTAAACGCCTATTTTTATCTCTCCCCTAAATCGCAGACGTTTCAAGCGGAAGGCATTTTCCCCAGCCTAGTTGAGCCAATTATTTATGCGATTATTCCTCACCTCAAGCAAATTTTTCTCCCTTTGGGAATTGTCCGCTTTAATGAATACCTGCGTTTTGCCTGCCAGGACTCAGAATTTTGTTTGGCACGGGCTGGAAATTGCTTAAAACTCTTTTGCCGCTCTTATATACCCGAACCTTTTAGCCTTGAACCGGATGTTATACCTAAGCCCCTTCATCATCCCGACACCTATCGGCAGATCCTGGCCACAGACTTTGGCGAACTGTTTAACACCAATGGCGACCTATTTCAGGAAAACTTACCTAGCGCGTCCATTTTGGCAATCATTGGCCAGGCCCTGCTTGAACTTCGCCCCAGCCACCAAGACATGAATACTTTCCTCCATCAAATTCAGTTGCCCCCTGATCTCCAGGCCTCGGACAATGAAATTAGACGCTCCCTCTATGTCTGGCGCGCGGCTGGGGTTTTAAAAATTGATGCCGAGTTGCCAAATATTCGCCTGATTAGCCTTAGCTCGGAAATCAATTCCCGCTTTGACCTCCACCAGGCCTTGCTGAATACGCTTCATGCCAAGCTGACTGCTATCCTGGCGACAATTTCAGAAACCATCAACGGCGAAGTTTTAGACTCCCTACTCTTTAGTTTGGAGATTTAG